From a region of the Synergistota bacterium genome:
- a CDS encoding cation diffusion facilitator family transporter, producing the protein MVHEHHNHIHEPSQVEGIKLFYVILLNFAICGAEFIGGIVSGSLALISDSLHNFSDAMSIVVTYFAHKISLKSASERKTFGYKRSTILAALFNSVTLLAIGALLIKEAIERLLRPQYIDGLTVLWVASIGLVANLLSMYFLKRWSRRDINVKTAYLHMFADALSSIAVILGAIMMLYFNLWWLDPTLSIAIAIYVIRESFKILNKSLNILMQSTPETIDIGELVESIERLEEVKDVHHVHVWSLDDKMVFFEGHVNLKKDIPISKVMRVYDRIEEELHRFGISHVTIQAEYNGCPECGVIKSREERDLEHG; encoded by the coding sequence ATGGTGCATGAGCATCATAATCATATACATGAGCCTTCTCAAGTAGAGGGAATTAAGCTTTTTTATGTTATACTGTTAAACTTTGCCATATGTGGTGCGGAGTTTATCGGAGGAATTGTATCGGGCAGCTTAGCTCTCATTTCCGACTCTCTCCATAACTTTAGCGATGCCATGTCTATTGTGGTTACATACTTTGCCCATAAGATATCCTTGAAGAGTGCCTCAGAAAGAAAAACCTTCGGTTATAAAAGATCCACCATTTTAGCTGCCCTATTTAACTCTGTTACCTTACTTGCTATAGGGGCTTTATTAATTAAAGAAGCTATAGAAAGACTACTTCGGCCTCAATATATAGATGGTTTAACGGTATTATGGGTTGCATCGATAGGATTAGTCGCTAATTTGTTAAGCATGTATTTTCTTAAAAGGTGGTCTAGGAGAGATATAAACGTTAAGACCGCTTATCTGCATATGTTTGCTGATGCTCTATCCTCCATAGCAGTTATTTTGGGAGCTATTATGATGCTTTATTTCAATTTATGGTGGCTTGATCCTACGCTTAGTATAGCGATAGCTATATATGTTATTAGAGAGAGCTTTAAGATTTTAAATAAATCTTTAAATATATTAATGCAGTCGACTCCGGAAACGATAGATATAGGGGAACTAGTTGAAAGCATCGAGAGGCTTGAGGAGGTTAAAGATGTTCATCATGTTCATGTTTGGAGCTTAGATGATAAGATGGTTTTCTTTGAGGGGCATGTAAATCTTAAGAAAGACATCCCTATAAGCAAGGTTATGAGGGTATATGATAGGATAGAGGAGGAGTTGCATCGTTTTGGTATCTCTCATGTTACCATTCAAGCTGAATATAATGGCTGCCCAGAGTGTGGAGTTATAAAGAGTAGAGAGGAGAGG